In one bacterium genomic region, the following are encoded:
- a CDS encoding PAS domain S-box protein: MENKTTRLSSKQLLAIAGLIIFVTEFLVMYWIESYPHLGIQIPTLVDATLTSLIVSSLLYYFSFRPLNQQMAERIQAVDDYKVQKAYLEELIENAPEAIVIVDNEDRVMRINGEFTRMFGYEDQEAIGRDINSLIVPEELSGNARGISQNVAAGNRASLESVRRHKNGSPVYVSILGTPVHVEGSQIGVYGIYRDITEQMKAKEALQQSEERFRAISQSANDAIVTVNSSGYIVGWNRGAERVFGYKETEIVGKSLVQIIPNEFQADKRSGSRLRDIGGVEYVMGKTTEVRGLRNDNKMFPIEFSLSEWKTSEGQFFTGIMRDISDRKSAEDKIRQLSAAIEQSPVSVVITDTQGRIEYVNPWFTEITGFSALEAIGQKPSILKSGHTSVSEYKKLWETITAGGRWRGEFQNKKKNGETYWEIASISAIKGSDGRIRNYVAVKDDITEQKIAQKALIAAREEAESAMRAKSDFLATMSHEIRTPMNGVIGMTELLLDTDLTPEQRDFVETIQVSGDSLLTVLNDILDYSKIESGKMEFEKRAFDLTECLETTLDIFSSKAAEKKIELIYSIDSAVPSALIGDESRIKQILMNLTNNSLKFTETGEVYISVQMSNGDDSAVCKDDAELIFKVKDTGIGIPTEKIDRLFKSFSQVDSSTTRKYGGTGLGLAISEKLVTMMGGRIWVDSVEGVGSTFSFTIKVGVDQENRLKEETIPSEFKDKRVLIVDDNETNRQILLAQCVRMGMAPIATESPLEALNWIGHGQLFDLGIIDMHMPEMDGLELGLAIREMRNIETLPLLMLSSLGNRAKPENYPANVFSAFISKPVKLNQLKETVKHVFAGSKKEKQIFESTLDAQLSERLPLKILLAEDNAINQKLAVLAFQKMGYQVDVADNGLKVLAALRQKTYDLIFMDVQMPEMDGLEATRQIVKAYSQEDRPRIIAMTANAMKEDRDQCINAGMNDFITKPINIKQIQSKLIEWGGNMAPEKPKTTAVKPIVDLDQLRDIGVTADFFKELADMYIDQAETLLGEIKDYAHVGELSGFRKIAHTLKGISANIGAVAMVEACQSLEKIQAHHRPKEIAVLIHRIGIVYEETCFHLKQLMLENHFFEPVEAA; the protein is encoded by the coding sequence ATGGAAAATAAAACCACACGCTTGTCGTCCAAACAACTTTTGGCCATAGCGGGCCTTATCATTTTCGTAACCGAGTTCCTTGTAATGTATTGGATAGAATCCTATCCGCATTTGGGAATTCAAATCCCGACATTGGTTGATGCCACGTTAACTTCGCTCATCGTATCAAGTCTATTATATTATTTCTCATTCCGACCGCTCAATCAACAAATGGCAGAGCGTATTCAGGCAGTGGATGATTACAAAGTTCAGAAAGCGTATCTCGAAGAACTCATTGAAAATGCGCCTGAAGCGATAGTCATAGTTGATAATGAAGACCGCGTCATGAGAATTAACGGTGAATTCACACGGATGTTCGGCTATGAAGATCAAGAAGCGATAGGCCGGGATATTAACAGCTTGATCGTGCCGGAAGAATTATCAGGAAATGCGAGGGGTATCAGCCAAAATGTAGCAGCAGGCAATAGGGCAAGCCTAGAATCGGTACGTCGTCACAAAAACGGATCGCCGGTGTATGTTTCAATTCTGGGAACTCCGGTCCATGTCGAAGGAAGTCAAATCGGCGTTTATGGAATTTATAGGGATATAACTGAACAAATGAAGGCAAAAGAAGCTCTCCAACAAAGCGAGGAACGATTCCGGGCCATTTCACAATCAGCTAATGATGCAATTGTTACGGTAAATAGTTCGGGATACATCGTCGGGTGGAATCGTGGCGCAGAAAGAGTATTCGGTTATAAGGAAACAGAAATTGTAGGCAAGTCGTTAGTCCAGATCATTCCTAATGAATTTCAAGCAGATAAGAGGTCAGGATCAAGACTGAGGGACATAGGTGGTGTAGAGTATGTCATGGGTAAAACGACGGAAGTGCGGGGATTACGAAATGACAATAAAATGTTCCCAATAGAATTTTCATTATCTGAATGGAAAACATCGGAAGGGCAGTTTTTTACCGGCATCATGCGTGATATCTCCGATCGTAAATCGGCGGAGGACAAGATTCGTCAGCTATCTGCTGCGATCGAGCAAAGCCCTGTTTCGGTGGTCATTACTGACACCCAAGGCCGTATCGAATATGTAAATCCGTGGTTCACGGAGATTACCGGATTTTCTGCATTGGAAGCGATAGGACAGAAACCGTCAATATTGAAATCCGGGCACACTTCCGTATCTGAATATAAAAAGCTTTGGGAAACCATTACGGCCGGAGGAAGGTGGCGCGGCGAATTTCAAAACAAAAAGAAAAATGGCGAAACGTATTGGGAAATAGCATCGATCTCTGCCATCAAAGGTTCGGACGGCAGGATCCGCAACTATGTCGCAGTAAAAGATGACATTACGGAACAGAAAATTGCCCAAAAAGCATTGATCGCCGCAAGGGAAGAGGCCGAATCCGCTATGCGCGCAAAATCGGATTTCCTTGCTACGATGAGTCACGAGATTCGCACGCCGATGAATGGCGTCATCGGTATGACGGAACTGTTGTTGGATACCGATCTTACGCCGGAACAAAGGGACTTTGTAGAAACCATACAGGTCAGCGGCGACTCGCTTCTCACCGTACTCAATGACATCTTGGATTATTCAAAAATTGAATCCGGAAAAATGGAGTTTGAAAAACGAGCGTTTGATCTGACCGAATGTCTTGAAACTACCCTGGATATATTTTCATCGAAAGCCGCAGAAAAAAAGATTGAATTGATCTATTCCATAGATTCAGCAGTACCGAGCGCTTTAATCGGAGATGAATCCCGGATCAAACAAATACTGATGAATCTCACCAATAATTCGCTCAAGTTCACTGAAACGGGCGAAGTATACATCTCCGTTCAAATGAGCAACGGAGACGACAGCGCGGTGTGTAAAGACGACGCGGAACTGATTTTCAAGGTGAAAGATACCGGTATCGGAATTCCAACCGAAAAAATAGATCGTTTGTTTAAATCTTTTTCGCAGGTGGATTCTTCCACAACACGCAAATATGGCGGAACAGGTTTAGGCCTGGCTATATCGGAGAAATTAGTTACGATGATGGGCGGAAGAATTTGGGTGGACAGCGTGGAAGGCGTCGGTTCGACATTCAGCTTCACCATAAAAGTTGGGGTAGATCAAGAGAATCGTCTCAAAGAAGAAACTATACCTTCTGAATTTAAGGATAAACGGGTTTTGATCGTGGATGACAATGAGACGAACCGACAAATATTATTAGCCCAATGCGTGCGGATGGGTATGGCTCCTATTGCCACGGAAAGCCCATTGGAAGCGTTGAACTGGATCGGGCACGGGCAACTTTTTGATCTTGGTATTATCGATATGCATATGCCTGAAATGGATGGTTTGGAATTAGGGCTGGCGATCCGCGAAATGCGAAACATAGAAACTTTGCCTTTGCTGATGCTTAGTTCGCTCGGCAATCGGGCTAAACCCGAAAATTATCCGGCAAATGTATTTTCGGCGTTTATTTCCAAGCCCGTCAAACTTAATCAGTTGAAAGAAACAGTCAAACATGTTTTTGCAGGTTCCAAAAAAGAGAAACAGATATTTGAAAGTACGCTCGATGCACAACTCTCTGAACGATTGCCATTGAAGATTTTGCTGGCGGAAGATAATGCGATCAATCAAAAACTAGCCGTCCTGGCATTTCAAAAAATGGGATACCAGGTTGACGTCGCCGATAACGGTTTAAAAGTGCTCGCCGCGCTTCGTCAGAAAACGTACGACCTAATTTTTATGGATGTGCAGATGCCGGAAATGGACGGGCTCGAAGCGACGCGTCAGATCGTAAAGGCATATAGCCAGGAAGACAGGCCCCGTATTATCGCTATGACGGCGAACGCAATGAAAGAGGACCGCGATCAATGTATAAATGCAGGCATGAATGACTTTATTACAAAACCAATTAACATTAAACAAATTCAATCTAAACTAATTGAATGGGGAGGAAACATGGCGCCCGAAAAACCTAAAACTACAGCGGTAAAACCGATCGTCGATCTCGATCAACTCAGAGATATCGGCGTCACGGCCGACTTTTTTAAAGAACTGGCAGATATGTACATTGACCAGGCGGAGACCTTACTAGGCGAAATCAAAGATTACGCACATGTAGGTGAATTGTCCGGATTTCGAAAAATTGCGCACACGTTGAAAGGCATCAGCGCAAATATTGGCGCGGTCGCTATGGTAGAAGCGTGCCAATCGCTGGAAAAAATTCAAGCGCATCATCGGCCTAAAGAGATTGCCGTCCTGATTCATCGGATTGGCATTGTCTATGAAGAAACATGTTTTCATCTAAAACAACTCATGCTCGAAAACCATTTTTTTGAGCCGGTCGAAGCTGCTTAG
- a CDS encoding PAS domain S-box protein, with the protein MISKDQREKRFRYMLITLFVVLSAGIIAGSILFYRGQRDIMTINQTRELLSIAELKARQISDYRKERYSEANFLFGNQSFIAAVKAYHSNPQLKVNKDVLEDWLLPIQKNHNYENISIIDTNGNIFYSIGNDNSVDYKHRKDAFNILKENKIRFGDLHLHEKDSSVHLEVFVPLILTTSISVEKVGVVSFSINPHTGLFDLIQSWPVESPTGEVLLVKKEGDHVVFQNELRFMRNTALRLKFPLTDTRLPAAHAVQGETGVMTGLDYRGHEVMAAMKHVPDSDWYIVAKKDTERINQPLTTKATLIFALMAALLAAAGTAFFIVWRAEKMKKLKIEIQSVDAVKRLNRVYQVLSNVNQAIVRISDRDKLLNEICRIAGDDGGFRLCWVGFVNEKTGLIEPFSKAGAASSYLKYITVSTNGSIPAGQGPVGKAFQTGKPVVFNNIWTQFQLAPWKENAIKYRLRSVAALPLNGSSGPIGAIGFYSDQFNFFTTDEVKLLEELSADLSYALLNIEREERSKISEQALLESEDRYRDLVENSLDIICTHDMNGKILSVNKRGAQLLDYAQDDLLQKNLRDILVPEIRKEFDVYLSEIKQHGSARGTMLVETASGKKREWEYYNTLRKDGVSSPIVRGTAQDITERKRAETALRESENIFKKLFEESTDPILLLDDTGFIDFNNSAVSILGYNSKEELFNKKPWELSPEKQPDGRLSSEKAVAMIEMALSNGFNRFEWVHIKSDGTEFPVEVMLTSIMIKGKQSYYTVWRDISERKRAESALVLQSSALNAAASGIVITNSGGVIEWVNKAFSSLTGYSPDEAVGKNPRDLVKSGSHDHAFYKHMWDTILDGKVWNGEITNRRKDGTLYIEEQIITPVKNEQGKITHFIAVKQDVTERKKGEEALRKSNERFVLISRATNDAVWDWDITTDKTWWNDRFYSLFGFTYDKEHTSLKSWAAKIHPDDRERVLEHFRNALNGISQGWADEFRYQFADGSYGFIYDRAFIIRDDSGKALRMIGSMIDMTNFKKSEQQLQQSENRLRAIVEAEPECVKTMASDGTILSMNAAGLRMIGAESADQVVGKPIYGLIAPEYAEAFKKLMQRVFEGRTGSLQFRLTGLTGANRWLDTHAVPLRDEKGNITTLLGVTRDITEQKKALEALRENEAKLKVILESTADGILAIDTKGAVIMANPRFFELWRIPYAIQKSGADQVLLDFVLEQLTDPEAFLSKVKMLYDSNDTSLDTLNFKDGRVFERLSAPLLSGTTSLGRLWSFRDISERKRSMEALLASEEKYKSFFDDDLTGDFISTPDGKLLACNPAFAKMFGYDTVDEALKMDVHSLYSDKKARENMIVRLKREKRLEYFTSELIRKDGKKIYVIENMIGTFNKKGELTEIKGYLFDDTRRRSLETQLIQAQKMESLGTLAGGIAHDFNNILAIIMGHTSMIRRKSGSDEHLIQNAETITKATQRGASLVKQLLTFARKTDAVLESILIQDTVNEIRRFIEQTFPKTVTITTEFEKDLPPILADGTQIHQVLLNLTINARDAMPHGGALSITAHRITKTPRHDKFGKVSASEYIHVKVSDTGTGMDEETKNRIFEPFFTTKGRERGTGLGLATVYGIVESHHGIIDVESEIGKGSTFNLFFPIQQSFIQHEIDNGIVEEISGGDETVLVVDDEESMRYFLESILAEKGYHILSAADGQAALDMFTKHNKEIDLILTDLGLPKMNGEELVTGIIKTNPNVKIIVASGFFENKLKATLAKAGVKEFVQKPYSPDEILKKVREVLDLK; encoded by the coding sequence ATGATATCAAAAGATCAAAGGGAAAAACGATTCAGGTATATGCTGATTACCCTGTTTGTGGTACTTAGCGCGGGAATTATTGCGGGCAGTATTTTATTTTATCGGGGCCAACGGGATATTATGACAATTAATCAAACTCGCGAATTATTATCGATTGCGGAACTGAAGGCCCGGCAAATTTCAGATTATCGAAAAGAGAGGTATTCTGAGGCTAATTTTTTATTTGGCAATCAATCTTTTATCGCCGCGGTAAAGGCTTATCATTCGAACCCCCAATTAAAGGTAAACAAAGACGTCCTTGAAGATTGGCTATTGCCCATTCAAAAGAACCATAATTATGAAAACATCTCCATCATCGACACAAATGGGAATATTTTTTATTCCATAGGCAATGACAATTCGGTCGATTATAAACACCGCAAAGATGCCTTTAATATCTTGAAAGAAAATAAGATCCGATTTGGCGACTTGCATTTGCATGAAAAAGACAGCTCCGTCCATTTAGAGGTTTTCGTGCCGTTAATTTTGACTACATCTATATCTGTAGAAAAAGTCGGCGTGGTAAGTTTTTCGATCAATCCACACACCGGGTTATTTGACTTGATACAGTCTTGGCCTGTGGAAAGCCCAACCGGCGAAGTTCTACTTGTAAAAAAAGAAGGAGATCATGTTGTATTTCAAAACGAATTGCGATTTATGAGAAATACTGCATTGAGACTGAAATTTCCGCTTACTGATACTAGGCTTCCGGCTGCACATGCGGTTCAAGGAGAAACAGGAGTCATGACCGGCTTGGATTACAGAGGCCACGAAGTCATGGCCGCCATGAAACACGTCCCGGATTCCGATTGGTATATCGTAGCCAAAAAAGATACCGAACGTATTAATCAGCCGCTGACTACGAAGGCAACGCTCATTTTTGCATTGATGGCCGCATTACTAGCCGCTGCAGGAACCGCCTTTTTTATCGTGTGGCGCGCAGAAAAAATGAAAAAACTGAAAATCGAAATTCAATCCGTGGATGCGGTGAAAAGACTCAACCGAGTGTATCAGGTATTAAGTAATGTCAATCAAGCGATAGTTCGAATAAGCGACCGCGATAAACTTCTAAATGAAATTTGCCGCATTGCCGGCGACGACGGCGGGTTTCGCTTGTGCTGGGTAGGTTTTGTTAATGAAAAGACAGGGCTTATCGAGCCTTTTTCAAAAGCGGGAGCCGCAAGCAGCTATCTTAAATATATTACGGTTTCCACCAACGGGAGTATACCTGCCGGCCAAGGGCCGGTTGGCAAAGCTTTTCAAACCGGTAAACCCGTTGTCTTCAATAATATTTGGACCCAGTTTCAATTAGCTCCCTGGAAAGAAAATGCGATAAAGTATCGTCTTAGATCGGTAGCAGCGCTTCCGTTGAACGGATCATCGGGCCCTATCGGCGCGATCGGCTTCTATTCCGACCAATTTAATTTTTTCACAACCGATGAAGTGAAGCTTCTGGAAGAACTTTCTGCGGATCTTTCCTACGCACTTTTAAATATTGAACGTGAAGAAAGAAGTAAAATTTCCGAACAAGCCCTGCTGGAAAGCGAAGACCGGTACCGGGATTTAGTGGAGAACAGCCTCGACATCATATGTACGCATGATATGAACGGGAAAATCTTATCGGTGAATAAACGCGGGGCTCAATTACTGGATTATGCTCAAGACGACCTGCTCCAAAAGAATTTGCGGGACATTCTTGTCCCGGAAATACGTAAAGAATTTGACGTATACCTTTCGGAAATCAAACAACATGGATCGGCTCGAGGCACTATGCTGGTTGAAACTGCTTCCGGGAAGAAACGAGAGTGGGAATATTACAATACGCTTCGTAAGGATGGAGTTTCTTCCCCGATCGTTCGCGGCACGGCGCAGGACATAACGGAACGAAAAAGGGCTGAGACGGCCTTGCGTGAAAGTGAGAACATTTTCAAAAAATTATTTGAAGAGTCAACCGATCCTATTCTGCTGTTGGATGATACCGGGTTCATAGATTTTAATAACTCTGCCGTCTCGATACTGGGATACAACTCAAAAGAAGAATTATTTAATAAAAAGCCGTGGGAACTTTCGCCCGAAAAACAGCCGGACGGACGGCTTTCATCTGAAAAGGCAGTGGCGATGATCGAAATGGCGTTATCAAATGGGTTCAATCGTTTTGAATGGGTACATATAAAGTCAGACGGCACAGAATTTCCAGTTGAGGTCATGCTGACGTCTATTATGATAAAAGGCAAGCAGTCCTACTATACGGTCTGGCGCGACATCAGCGAGCGTAAACGGGCGGAGAGCGCGTTAGTTCTTCAAAGTTCTGCTCTCAATGCGGCAGCAAGCGGCATTGTTATTACCAATTCCGGCGGCGTAATTGAATGGGTGAACAAGGCGTTTTCTTCTCTCACGGGATACTCACCCGATGAGGCTGTCGGTAAAAATCCGCGTGATCTAGTTAAGTCCGGCTCTCATGACCATGCCTTTTACAAGCATATGTGGGATACGATACTTGACGGAAAAGTCTGGAACGGTGAGATTACCAATCGACGAAAAGACGGAACTTTGTATATCGAAGAACAGATCATTACACCGGTGAAAAACGAACAAGGAAAAATCACGCATTTCATTGCCGTCAAACAGGACGTCACTGAACGTAAAAAGGGTGAAGAAGCCTTGCGGAAAAGCAATGAACGATTCGTGCTGATATCACGGGCCACTAATGACGCCGTTTGGGATTGGGATATCACCACAGACAAAACCTGGTGGAATGATCGCTTTTATTCATTGTTTGGTTTTACGTACGACAAAGAGCATACAAGTCTTAAATCATGGGCTGCGAAAATTCATCCCGATGACCGTGAGAGAGTTCTGGAACATTTTCGGAACGCACTAAACGGTATTAGCCAGGGATGGGCCGATGAATTTCGCTATCAGTTTGCCGACGGTTCCTACGGTTTTATCTACGATCGCGCATTTATTATCAGAGATGATAGCGGCAAAGCGTTGCGCATGATCGGCTCCATGATTGACATGACTAATTTCAAAAAGTCTGAACAGCAATTACAGCAAAGCGAGAACCGGCTTCGCGCTATCGTCGAGGCAGAACCGGAATGCGTCAAAACCATGGCATCGGACGGAACCATACTGAGCATGAATGCCGCCGGCCTTCGTATGATCGGGGCGGAAAGCGCCGATCAAGTGGTTGGCAAGCCTATCTATGGGCTTATAGCTCCTGAGTATGCTGAGGCCTTCAAAAAACTAATGCAAAGAGTTTTTGAGGGACGGACGGGCTCTTTGCAATTTAGACTCACCGGTCTGACAGGAGCCAACAGATGGTTAGACACTCATGCAGTCCCGTTACGCGATGAAAAAGGAAACATCACAACTCTGTTAGGCGTTACACGCGATATTACGGAACAGAAAAAGGCACTTGAGGCCCTGAGGGAAAATGAAGCGAAATTGAAAGTCATTTTGGAATCAACCGCAGACGGCATTTTAGCCATCGATACTAAAGGTGCGGTGATCATGGCCAATCCCCGATTTTTTGAGTTGTGGCGAATCCCTTATGCAATTCAGAAATCCGGAGCTGATCAAGTTCTTTTGGATTTTGTATTGGAACAGTTGACTGATCCTGAAGCATTTCTTAGTAAGGTGAAGATGCTGTATGACTCAAATGACACTAGTTTGGATACGTTGAATTTCAAAGACGGCCGTGTTTTTGAAAGGCTCAGTGCTCCCCTATTGTCAGGCACGACCAGCCTTGGACGGCTTTGGTCATTTCGTGATATCAGTGAACGCAAAAGGTCTATGGAGGCCTTACTTGCATCAGAGGAAAAGTATAAATCGTTTTTTGACGACGATCTTACCGGTGATTTTATTTCCACGCCGGACGGGAAACTTTTGGCATGCAACCCCGCTTTCGCAAAAATGTTCGGCTACGATACCGTTGACGAAGCGTTGAAAATGGACGTTCACTCGCTGTATTCAGATAAGAAAGCACGCGAAAATATGATTGTACGCTTAAAACGGGAAAAACGACTTGAGTATTTTACTTCTGAACTGATTCGCAAAGACGGAAAAAAGATTTATGTTATCGAAAATATGATAGGAACATTTAATAAGAAGGGTGAATTGACTGAGATCAAAGGATATCTTTTTGACGACACCCGGCGGCGAAGCCTTGAAACCCAATTGATACAAGCCCAGAAGATGGAGAGCTTGGGAACTTTAGCCGGCGGCATCGCGCACGATTTTAATAATATCCTCGCCATCATCATGGGACATACCAGCATGATCCGGAGAAAATCCGGCAGTGATGAGCACCTCATTCAGAACGCCGAAACCATTACCAAGGCTACGCAGCGAGGAGCGAGTCTGGTCAAACAACTTCTGACCTTCGCCAGAAAAACCGATGCCGTTTTGGAGTCGATCCTGATTCAGGATACCGTAAATGAAATACGGCGTTTTATTGAACAGACTTTCCCAAAGACCGTTACAATAACAACCGAATTCGAAAAAGATCTTCCCCCGATCCTTGCCGACGGGACGCAAATTCATCAGGTACTGCTAAACCTGACTATCAATGCGCGCGATGCCATGCCGCATGGAGGAGCTTTGTCAATCACCGCACACCGTATTACCAAGACACCGCGCCATGATAAATTTGGCAAAGTGAGCGCCTCGGAATATATCCATGTTAAAGTATCCGACACCGGTACCGGGATGGATGAAGAAACGAAAAACCGAATCTTCGAACCTTTTTTTACGACGAAAGGAAGGGAACGCGGCACGGGATTGGGACTGGCAACGGTTTACGGGATTGTGGAATCGCATCACGGCATCATAGACGTTGAAAGCGAGATCGGCAAAGGATCGACTTTTAATTTATTCTTTCCCATTCAGCAAAGCTTTATTCAGCATGAGATAGATAACGGAATCGTTGAAGAGATTTCTGGGGGCGATGAAACGGTCCTCGTTGTAGACGACGAAGAATCCATGCGTTATTTTCTGGAGTCTATTCTTGCGGAGAAAGGATACCATATATTATCCGCCGCAGACGGGCAGGCCGCGCTAGACATGTTTACGAAACATAACAAGGAAATTGACCTTATTCTTACTGATTTAGGACTGCCGAAGATGAACGGCGAAGAATTAGTTACAGGTATTATAAAAACAAACCCAAACGTAAAGATCATCGTTGCCAGCGGTTTTTTTGAGAACAAACTCAAAGCGACTTTGGCTAAAGCGGGCGTCAAAGAATTCGTGCAAAAACCGTATTCCCCCGATGAAATTTTGAAGAAGGTGCGAGAGGTGCTCGATTTGAAATGA